From a region of the Terriglobia bacterium genome:
- a CDS encoding alginate export family protein, with protein MRLPAVFLFMFSAAAANAQTASLVPSQPVAAASQPAQAAAPQPLKLGGWTVTGSLRARGYSWDWFKPTAGNNDYQYSGNILRFGFAASEHGTDLNAEFAVPFMLDLPTGATGTGANQGALGLGSNYFTANNNRQNVAMIFPKQLYAKFNLAGDKGNTLQVGRFTFLDGSELAPKDATLAALKRDRVAQRLLGDFGFSDVGRSFDGGHYSYSPSASNNLTVIAAVPTRGVFQVDGWGWNRIAFGYASYTHEWGSGHHAADTRVFAIEYDDWRHILKTDNRPTAVRKADTENIVINTFGGHSIHAFDTGAGTFNLMIWGAGQTGRWGLQKQRAGAVDAEAGFQPKIAALKPWIRGGYTWGSGSDSTSGGTHGTFFQLLPTPRLYARSPFYNMMNTEDLFGALILRPNSKLTTSSEFHSLRLSDANDFWYAGGGAFQPWSFGYTGRSTTGRRSLGNLYDTSVEYRPHPKATFTAYFGYTQGLAAIQEIYPAGKVSRFGYLEALYRF; from the coding sequence ATGCGACTGCCAGCTGTTTTTTTATTCATGTTTTCGGCGGCAGCGGCGAACGCCCAGACCGCTTCACTTGTGCCGTCACAACCGGTTGCCGCAGCATCTCAGCCTGCGCAGGCGGCGGCGCCTCAGCCGCTGAAACTCGGCGGCTGGACCGTGACCGGCAGCTTACGCGCGCGCGGTTACAGCTGGGATTGGTTCAAACCCACTGCCGGCAACAATGACTATCAGTACTCCGGAAATATCCTGCGCTTCGGCTTCGCGGCCTCCGAGCACGGAACGGACTTGAATGCGGAATTCGCGGTGCCCTTCATGCTCGACCTTCCCACTGGGGCGACAGGCACGGGGGCAAACCAGGGCGCGCTTGGACTGGGCTCGAATTACTTCACCGCCAACAATAATCGCCAGAATGTCGCCATGATCTTTCCGAAACAGTTGTACGCGAAGTTCAATCTCGCGGGCGACAAGGGAAACACCCTTCAAGTTGGACGTTTCACTTTTCTCGACGGTTCGGAATTGGCGCCCAAGGATGCGACTCTTGCCGCGCTCAAGCGTGACCGCGTGGCGCAACGACTGCTCGGAGATTTCGGATTTTCCGATGTCGGCCGCAGCTTCGACGGCGGCCATTATTCCTATTCGCCATCGGCGTCCAATAATTTAACCGTGATCGCGGCGGTGCCGACGCGCGGAGTCTTCCAGGTCGACGGCTGGGGATGGAACCGTATCGCATTCGGCTATGCATCCTACACGCACGAATGGGGGAGCGGGCATCATGCCGCCGACACGCGCGTGTTTGCGATCGAATACGACGACTGGCGGCACATTCTCAAAACCGACAACCGGCCCACCGCGGTTCGTAAAGCCGACACCGAAAACATCGTCATCAATACCTTCGGCGGCCACAGCATTCATGCTTTCGATACCGGCGCCGGAACCTTCAACCTCATGATCTGGGGCGCCGGACAGACCGGGCGTTGGGGTCTACAGAAACAGCGCGCCGGAGCAGTCGATGCGGAAGCCGGATTCCAACCGAAGATCGCCGCGCTGAAACCGTGGATTCGCGGCGGCTACACCTGGGGTTCCGGTAGCGACAGCACGAGCGGCGGCACTCACGGCACGTTCTTCCAACTGCTGCCCACACCGCGGCTGTATGCCCGCTCACCGTTCTACAACATGATGAACACCGAGGATCTCTTCGGCGCCCTGATACTGCGGCCGAATTCCAAGCTGACGACGTCCAGCGAATTTCATTCTCTCCGCCTCTCCGACGCTAACGACTTCTGGTATGCCGGCGGCGGCGCCTTTCAGCCCTGGTCGTTCGGTTATACCGGACGATCGACAACCGGCCGCAGGTCGCTCGGAAACCTGTACGACACCAGCGTGGAATATCGCCCGCATCCGAAAGCGACGTTCACGGCCTACTTCGGTTACACCCAAGGTCTGGCAGCCATACAGGAGATTTATCCGGCGGGCAAGGTCAGCAGGTTCGGATACCTCGAAGCGCTATATCGCTTCTAG
- a CDS encoding FAD-dependent oxidoreductase, protein MNKKERLIVIGNGMAGARLVEDLAARNGRDRFEIVVFGDEPYGNYNRILLSNVVAGSHEPKDIFLNPLEWYERNGIAFRPGVRVLKVDRANKVVFAADGIEEHYDRLVFATGSKPFVPPIERLKDDSGRFKDGIFLFRTLDDSLRIIDYAAKAGKAVVLGGGLLGLEAARGLLNRGLAVHVVELAPHPMSLQLDAQAGAILRATLERLGIRFHLGRSVTGVNGSGSVESVTLNDGHIESCGMFVISAGIRPNVEIAKEAGLTVERAIVVGDDLACVNDSSVFAIGECAQHRGQVYGLAGPCREQAKVLAMRLSGANPRAVYTGSSTSTSLKVMGVDLTVLGSKEPSDEKDGAVTYSDPQRGVYKKVILREGRVTGAILLGDTRIANTLLRAFHKGEAVTATPQELLFPAASAGTTSEPQDLPLESAPDEPLKEVVAVIRPESWIKTKLKVAELGIDTFTQHRVAGRGRQKGLHFLARRGAASGTGFRYLPKRMASWIVPLSQVQSVVEAIIDANWTGQIGDGKIFVLPLDGTVQIETGEQGAIPETADHALTNA, encoded by the coding sequence ATGAACAAAAAAGAACGGCTCATTGTTATCGGCAACGGAATGGCGGGCGCAAGGTTGGTCGAAGACCTTGCGGCCCGCAATGGCCGTGATCGTTTTGAGATTGTCGTCTTCGGCGATGAGCCGTACGGCAATTACAACCGTATACTCCTGTCGAATGTCGTCGCCGGCTCTCACGAGCCCAAAGACATTTTCCTGAACCCGCTCGAGTGGTACGAGCGGAACGGCATTGCCTTTCGCCCCGGCGTGCGCGTGCTCAAGGTGGATCGGGCGAACAAGGTCGTTTTCGCAGCCGATGGTATCGAAGAGCACTATGATCGCCTGGTATTCGCTACAGGCTCCAAACCCTTTGTCCCTCCGATTGAAAGGCTCAAGGACGATAGCGGCCGGTTCAAGGACGGCATTTTCCTGTTCCGTACGCTCGACGATTCGCTGCGGATCATCGATTACGCCGCGAAGGCGGGCAAAGCTGTTGTTCTCGGCGGCGGCCTGCTTGGCCTCGAGGCAGCCCGCGGCCTGCTGAATCGCGGCCTCGCAGTTCACGTCGTCGAATTGGCGCCGCACCCCATGTCCCTGCAGTTGGATGCTCAGGCGGGCGCCATCCTTCGCGCCACGCTCGAAAGGCTCGGGATCCGGTTTCATCTCGGCAGATCGGTGACCGGCGTGAACGGTTCGGGCTCCGTGGAGAGCGTCACGCTCAACGATGGTCACATCGAGTCATGCGGCATGTTTGTGATCAGCGCGGGCATCCGCCCGAACGTCGAAATCGCCAAGGAAGCGGGCTTGACCGTCGAGCGCGCGATTGTTGTCGGCGACGATCTCGCGTGCGTGAACGATTCTTCCGTCTTCGCCATCGGTGAATGCGCGCAACACCGCGGGCAGGTTTACGGTCTTGCCGGACCCTGCCGGGAACAGGCAAAGGTCCTCGCCATGAGACTGAGCGGCGCGAACCCGCGCGCCGTCTATACCGGATCGAGCACCTCGACCTCGCTCAAAGTCATGGGCGTGGACCTCACGGTTTTAGGAAGCAAGGAACCCTCCGATGAGAAAGACGGCGCCGTCACTTACAGCGATCCGCAGCGTGGCGTCTACAAAAAGGTGATCCTTCGCGAAGGCCGCGTGACGGGCGCAATTCTCCTGGGCGACACGCGAATCGCAAACACGCTCCTGCGCGCCTTCCATAAAGGCGAAGCGGTCACCGCGACCCCACAGGAACTGTTGTTTCCCGCCGCTTCCGCGGGAACGACCTCGGAACCTCAGGATCTTCCGTTGGAATCTGCACCGGATGAACCCTTAAAAGAAGTCGTGGCTGTTATCCGCCCGGAAAGCTGGATCAAAACCAAGCTGAAAGTCGCGGAGCTCGGCATCGATACCTTCACACAACACCGCGTCGCCGGACGTGGACGCCAGAAAGGCTTGCATTTCCTCGCGCGCCGCGGCGCGGCATCCGGAACAGGCTTTCGCTACCTGCCGAAGCGGATGGCTTCATGGATCGTCCCGCTAAGCCAGGTTCAATCCGTCGTCGAGGCGATCATCGATGCGAATTGGACCGGGCAGATCGGCGATGGAAAGATTTTCGTACTGCCGCTCGATGGGACCGTGCAGATCGAAACCGGGGAGCAGGGTGCGATTCCTGAAACGGCAGATCATGCCCTGACCAATGCCTGA
- a CDS encoding ferredoxin--nitrite reductase, with the protein MRPGSNPIEEYKQAKNGDPLRIREDLPCLASQGWEALSPADKELLKWIGVFFRKPTPGKFMMRIRMPNGFATSRQLAAIAELSSRLGNGTLDITTRQQIELRGYCLESASEILERLRGVDLSTLQTGQDNVRNINGCPLAGVNPNELLDASGLVLALDRTIVGDRGNPEFANLPRKINIVVTGCVENCTHSESQDIALVPATKFIHGTLYSGFHILVGGKMGSGGFTIASNLGWFVEPDQAEDVVVQIVKLFRDEGLRGPRTRCRLAFLLEDWGIDRFRAALVKRLGWQPLPEGKDARSDGHNDHFGVHQQKQPGLYSVGLRVDVGRISHDSLGELARLSEFYGNGAVRFTTGQDAILVNIPEHHLDALLDEPLLKELPPGPSRFFRGMVSCTGTDYCSLAQIDTKSWAMKTSAALEQRLGPDGKPITLHWSGCPAGCGNHLAADIGLRGMKVNVDGRSIEAVAIYVGGKTGPQARAGTQIMDLVPCDEALPDVLANVVKHLPLFKQVQARPTVRDRILMVPADMAEEDFDSEET; encoded by the coding sequence ATGCGTCCAGGCTCGAATCCGATTGAAGAATACAAGCAGGCGAAAAACGGCGATCCGCTGCGAATCCGCGAAGACCTGCCCTGTCTGGCCAGTCAGGGCTGGGAAGCGCTCTCTCCGGCAGATAAGGAACTGCTGAAGTGGATTGGCGTGTTCTTCCGGAAACCGACGCCGGGAAAATTCATGATGCGCATCCGGATGCCGAACGGATTCGCAACGAGCAGACAGCTCGCCGCAATCGCCGAGCTCTCCTCCCGCCTCGGTAACGGCACGCTCGACATCACGACGCGCCAGCAGATCGAGCTTCGGGGATACTGCCTCGAGAGCGCTTCCGAAATCCTCGAACGGCTGCGCGGCGTGGATCTGAGCACACTTCAAACGGGTCAGGATAACGTCCGGAATATCAATGGATGTCCGCTGGCCGGAGTGAACCCGAATGAATTGCTGGATGCCTCCGGTCTCGTATTGGCGCTGGACCGGACAATTGTCGGCGATCGGGGTAATCCCGAATTCGCCAACCTCCCGCGCAAAATCAATATCGTTGTCACCGGTTGCGTCGAAAATTGCACCCACAGCGAATCGCAGGACATCGCGCTGGTCCCGGCGACGAAATTCATTCACGGGACACTCTATTCCGGATTCCACATCCTGGTTGGCGGGAAGATGGGCTCCGGAGGTTTCACCATTGCCTCCAATCTCGGTTGGTTTGTCGAACCCGATCAGGCCGAGGACGTTGTCGTGCAGATCGTCAAGCTGTTCCGCGACGAAGGGCTGCGCGGCCCGAGAACCAGATGCCGCCTTGCATTTCTTCTGGAAGACTGGGGCATCGACCGTTTCCGCGCGGCACTCGTCAAACGGCTCGGCTGGCAGCCTTTGCCCGAAGGCAAGGATGCGCGCTCCGATGGACACAACGATCACTTCGGCGTGCATCAACAGAAGCAGCCCGGGCTCTATTCCGTAGGACTGCGTGTGGATGTCGGCCGGATCAGCCACGATTCGCTGGGCGAACTCGCGAGGCTCTCCGAATTCTACGGGAACGGAGCCGTCCGCTTCACGACCGGACAGGACGCCATTCTCGTCAATATTCCCGAGCACCATCTGGATGCCCTGCTGGATGAACCTCTGCTGAAGGAATTGCCGCCGGGGCCGTCGCGTTTCTTCCGAGGCATGGTGAGCTGCACCGGAACCGACTATTGCAGCCTTGCTCAAATCGATACCAAAAGCTGGGCGATGAAAACTTCAGCCGCCCTCGAACAGCGGCTCGGACCTGACGGCAAGCCGATCACGCTCCATTGGTCCGGCTGCCCTGCCGGCTGCGGCAATCACCTGGCTGCCGATATCGGTTTGCGGGGAATGAAAGTGAACGTCGACGGCCGCTCCATCGAAGCCGTTGCCATCTACGTCGGAGGAAAGACCGGGCCGCAGGCGCGGGCGGGAACACAGATCATGGATCTGGTCCCGTGCGACGAGGCGTTGCCGGACGTGCTCGCCAACGTCGTCAAGCACCTGCCTCTATTCAAACAGGTTCAGGCCCGGCCTACGGTGCGCGATCGGATCTTAATGGTGCCTGCCGATATGGCGGAAGAGGATTTCGACTCGGAAGAAACCTAG
- a CDS encoding nitrite reductase (NAD(P)H) small subunit produces the protein MSLSELKPDAPAPKRTVANVPSKKAVQIKVCRVDELKTGIGYPAAVQGKSLALFLHGDGRIFAIDAVCPHAAGPLEEGKVDKCEVICPLHDYRFDLVTGRCSTDPEFAIGTYPVMVEENQVWVEIHT, from the coding sequence GTGAGCCTCTCAGAACTCAAACCGGACGCGCCGGCTCCCAAACGGACGGTGGCCAATGTTCCTTCGAAGAAGGCGGTCCAGATCAAGGTCTGCCGTGTGGACGAACTGAAGACCGGAATCGGATATCCGGCTGCCGTGCAGGGAAAATCCCTCGCCCTGTTTTTGCATGGCGACGGACGGATATTCGCAATCGACGCCGTCTGCCCGCATGCCGCCGGTCCATTGGAAGAAGGAAAGGTAGATAAATGCGAGGTCATCTGTCCGCTGCACGATTACCGGTTCGATCTCGTCACCGGCCGGTGTTCGACCGATCCGGAGTTCGCCATAGGGACATATCCCGTCATGGTTGAAGAAAATCAAGTCTGGGTGGAGATTCACACATGA
- a CDS encoding P-II family nitrogen regulator yields MRMIRAVIRPEREEQVIDALEATGIVSLTKMDVFGRGQQRGVQVGNTVYSELPKVMLTLVVEEDKLEAAVAAIQAGARTGQHGDGKIFINSVDAVYTVRTGKKVEG; encoded by the coding sequence ATGAGAATGATTCGCGCCGTTATTCGTCCCGAACGGGAGGAACAGGTTATTGACGCCCTGGAAGCGACCGGCATCGTATCGCTGACAAAGATGGATGTCTTCGGCAGAGGACAACAACGCGGCGTCCAGGTCGGCAATACGGTCTACAGCGAGTTGCCGAAAGTCATGCTCACCCTCGTCGTCGAGGAGGACAAGCTCGAAGCCGCCGTCGCCGCTATTCAAGCCGGGGCCAGAACCGGCCAGCACGGCGACGGGAAAATCTTCATCAATTCCGTCGATGCCGTCTATACCGTCCGAACCGGCAAGAAGGTGGAAGGATGA
- a CDS encoding methyltransferase domain-containing protein yields the protein MTGLFAALLRVRFLQKKLWRTWYGFLARRYRGADWTFMNYGFDDPKVTRLTLDAADESNRFCIQLYDYVTAPVNLMGKRVLEVGCGRGGGCSFIARYKNPQQMTGVDLSSGAIGFCRKTHHAPGLDFRTGDAENLPFADSTFDVVVNVESSHCYPNLATFFKEVHRVLRPEGYFLYADLRESVDIAEWENLLWANGFSLRREEDITSQVLSALDRDNDRKIKLIGTLVPAFLRSSFEDFAGIRGSRIYEGFRTGSLKYVRFEASNSPPESGRQYI from the coding sequence TTGACGGGTCTATTCGCAGCTCTGCTGCGTGTTCGATTTCTCCAGAAGAAGCTGTGGCGCACCTGGTACGGGTTTCTCGCGCGACGCTATCGCGGCGCGGACTGGACCTTCATGAATTACGGATTCGACGATCCGAAGGTCACCCGTCTGACGTTGGACGCCGCCGATGAAAGCAATCGATTTTGTATCCAGCTTTATGACTACGTCACTGCTCCTGTCAATCTTATGGGCAAGCGGGTTCTTGAAGTGGGCTGTGGCCGCGGCGGAGGATGTTCTTTTATTGCGCGGTACAAAAACCCTCAACAGATGACGGGAGTCGACCTCTCCAGCGGCGCGATCGGTTTTTGCCGCAAAACGCATCACGCTCCCGGACTCGACTTCCGGACCGGCGACGCGGAGAACCTGCCTTTCGCCGATTCCACTTTTGACGTGGTCGTGAATGTCGAGTCATCGCATTGCTACCCGAATCTCGCAACGTTCTTTAAGGAAGTGCATCGCGTTCTGAGGCCGGAAGGATATTTCCTGTATGCCGATCTGCGTGAAAGCGTCGATATCGCGGAGTGGGAAAATCTCTTGTGGGCGAATGGCTTCTCGCTTCGTCGTGAAGAAGACATCACGAGTCAGGTTCTGTCGGCACTCGACCGGGATAATGACCGCAAGATAAAGCTGATCGGTACGCTGGTGCCGGCCTTTCTCCGGTCTTCGTTTGAGGATTTTGCCGGAATCAGGGGATCCCGGATCTACGAAGGATTCCGCACGGGCTCGCTGAAGTATGTACGGTTTGAGGCATCCAACTCCCCGCCTGAGTCAGGGCGTCAATATATTTGA